From the Phragmitibacter flavus genome, the window TGTGGAAGAACTGTGTAGATATCTTGCCGAACTTTCCAAGCGATCCCGAATAACACGAAATAAAATTCGCACGCATACCGCAAAGCAAGTCCCTCGCGCTTACCACGATGTTGAACCGCTGGATCTGCTGAATGCTGGTTACTTGTCTACTGATGATCGTCTTGAATTGCAATGGTCCAAACAACACGACGTCTACGAAGGCAAACTTGAAGGTGATGGCCGAATAAGGGCAAACACTCAAGACGGCTGGATGGCGTTTTCGTCCCTGTCATCGGCGGCACAATACATCAGCGGACGCCCACAAAATGGCTGGGAACACTGGAGACGAATCAATGATGATGGTTCACGCACCCCGTTGAAGAAAATTCGTGAGCAGTATCAGGAGGAGAACGAAGATGTCTGATCTTGATCCCAACGCCGATGCTGCTACTACCGATCTGGTGGGTTTTATCAATGGCCTAAACGAAAGGAGGCTCGCAGCTTATGCAGTTGAGCCTGCCGATATTTTGGAGCATCACGGCATCGAGGAAAATGTTCTCGCGGGTGGGTATGGCTACCGGCAGCTCTTGGAACTGGTTCAGAATGGCGTTGATGCAATGATAGAGGAAATTACACCAGAGCATGCTGCCCGGACAACAGGTAGGATCGATGTAATCATAGATCAATCCACGCTCTACGTCGCCAACACAGGCCTCCCACTGTCAGAAGGTGGCATCAACACCCTCCACAGCTCTCATTCATCGACGAAGCGCGGCGATCAGATTGGTCGCTTCGGCCTTGGCTTCAAATCTCTCCTCAGATTGAACGGCAAGATTGATCTTTTCAGCAACAGCATAGCGTTTCGTTTTGATCCAAATAGGTGCAGGCAAGAACTGCAAAGCATTCGCCCCGGAGACGCACCCGGCTTGCGCTTGTCTTGGGTTCTGGAGGTTTCATCGCAAATTTCAAACGATCAGCGCCTCGCTGCACTTTGGAACTGGGCCACAACGGTAATCCGTGCAGAGATCAATGCTCCTGAAGTGTTGAAGCATCTGGAAGAGGAAATGGCATCCTTCCCAGCCGAGTTTCTCCTATTTCTGCCAATGCCGGTGTCCCTCCGTCTGGACAATGGTTTGGGATTGGTGCGCGAACTCCACACCACCAAGGAAATCGACGGAACAGTGCTGCTACATGATGGACAACAGTCAACACGTTGGCGGGTCGAGCAGCGAGATGTGCGCGTCACAGACGAATCAGCCAAGAATGACGCCACCCATATTCATCAGCGTGACGCAGTCCCGGTCGCATGGGCCTTGCCACTCGACAGCAAACGTGAGCAGACGGGGCGATTTTGGTTCTGTTTTCCAACCAACACCCAGACACGACTTCCTGGCATCTTGAACGCGCCGTGGAAGCTCAACAGCGACCGAAATGCCATCATCGGAGGAGAATGGAATAAAGCGTTGATGGTTGCAGCGGCACAACTTATTGTCGATACTCTGCCAACCCTCAGAACGGACGATGATCCCGGAAAGCCGCTGGACAACTTTCCTCGGCAGCTCGAACGAAGCGATGAAATTGCCGCACCACTCGTGACCGCTGTCTGGGAATCAGTTGTGCAAACACCCATCATTCCGGATGCTACAGCACAAGCCGAGCTCCGAAGTGGTTCTGACCTTTGGCGGCATCCGATTGAGAAACCAGAACTTGCATATGAATGGGCAGCCCTCGCATCATCTGAACAACGGGCAAAGATGGTTCATCCGACATGCTACCTGAGCGGCGACAGAGTTAGCCGGTTGAAGGCACTGGCTGATCGTTTTAACGCGCAAGCGCCAGTTCCCAATCAGAGCCCCTACCTCCGCAGCCGCAACGTTGCAGATTGGTTTGCAGATATTCGCTCTTCAGATCCTACAACTTCGGTAAAGGTGCTGAAACTGGCGGAGGCCTATTCCAACGCCTGCCAAAAGCAAGCGTGGGATACTGACCGCGTGAGGCTTGCTATCATCCCATCCGAGACCGGTGAGTTGATGCTCCCAAACCAGTTGTGCCTGTCACCTACTACTGAAAATGCCCCAGGATTGCCGCTGGTTGCATTTCACCTGTCTCGAGATTCCGAAGGCAGGCGACTCGTGACTGAAGTGATGAAAGTTCGTGCCCTGGATGAACAGCGATGGATACAGTTACTGTGGCAGGCCCTAAACGCGATTGGCACACCACGCACAGCAGATAGGCCATGGTGCGAGCTTTGGAATAAACTCAGAACGGCACCAACGAACGTCTGCGACCGATTTTTGGCTGTAAACAGGGATAAAGTGCGAGTGAAACGTCGTGACGGCCATTGGGTGCCTCCAGATGAAGTCCTGCTCACGGGCATGCTCGGCAGTGAAGATGACCGTTACGAGTCCAACAAACTCATGCTGGTGGACTTGGACATACACAAAGACGACGGTGCGATGCTCGCTAAAATCGGTGTCACGAGTTTTCCACAAGAACGAAGTTTGATCGGACATCAAGATATAGTTCTAAGCGAGAATGAAGCGGTGTTATCAGAATGGCTATCTGAATGTCAGTCAGAATACCGTGCGCGGGGTGACCAGCGCCCGAGAAGTTATTATCTGAAGGCTTTAGGGCTCAATATGCCTAGAGGATGGACCTTAGTCACCAGTCTTCGCGGAGAAGCAAATGCCAAACTGACTGAGGCATTGTTGAAACGATTGCCCGATAGCGAGTTCGCGAAGCCAATCGAATTTGGTCATTCAACAACTCCAGATCGTTACCCGAAAATCCTGGTTCCTCCTCCTTTGCCCTGGCTCATCTGCAAGCATGGTCACATATTGATTGGTAAGAGCACCGTCAAAGTCTCCGCTTTGGTTCAACATCGCAATACGCCAAGCATTTCCCTAATTCCCGACTGGGATCGCCTTTCGCCTGCGACCGAAGTTCTCGCGCGCGCCAAACCTCTCATTTCGGCCACACTTGAAGATAGCCAGGAATTATGGAAAGCACTCATTGAAATCAGCGCTACTCCTGAAGCTCTCGCAGATGATACACTCCATGACTTATGGAGTGCCGCTGCAAATAGTGAAGTAGTTCCCTCGACATTGCGATGGAAGAACGGAGCGGTTTCTTTACAAGAAATTTTTGTATCAGAGTCACCGGAACTGGCGCTGCGTGCCCGAACGAGCGGAAGGCTCGCGGTAACCTTGGATGCCAAAACGCTCACCAAATGGATCGAGCGTGGCGCACAAAATCTTGATCATCTGTTGAAACCTCGATTTGAATCGACCACGCCTCCGGCACCCTTGACCACAGTTTTTCCAGAGCTTGGCATCGTCCTGCACGAGAATTGCCATGGCGACGCAACCTGTCAGTCCGTCTCGAACCTCGAACTTTGTTTAGACGGCTATGGAGAATCTATTCCATGCCTGTTCTGGAACGACATTTTGCTGGTGGATAGAAACCAACTGAGCAGCAAACCTCGATCAGAAATGTTAAAAATCCTGCTCGCTGAGCTGGCTGGTGCGGGTTGGTTGAAGCTGGAGTCGCAAGCGGCATTCAAGGAACTCTGGGATGGCCAAGTTGAAGACCAGCGGAGAAAAGTTCGGGAATGTGCCAAGTTACCGGAACGCTTGTTTGAGGCCGTTGGCCGCAACCGAGAACGATTACTCGATATTCTTGGTGATCTGCGGGGAAAGACATTTCTGGATGAACTCACTGGAGAGCAGCTGGCTGACGTGGTTCTGGCCTTGTTCGGCACCGCTACACTATCAAAGCTCCACTGCGCACTTGAGGCAAATGGCCTCAAACCACCAGGACGTTGGAGTTCTAATGAAGGGCGGGCATTTGTTGAAAGCATCGGCTTTGGCTCCGAGTTTGCCGCATCTTCTACAGCCAAGCGCGATGCAGAAGAATTCATCAGCGGCCCGATCAAACTCCCGCCCCTGCATGATTACCAAGAGGAAGTTTATAAAGGACTCCGCGAGATCATCTCAAACGGCACTGGCAGACGACGCGGGGTCGTCAGTCTCCCGACAGGCGGTGGCAAAACTCGAGTTGTCGTCCAGGCATCGGTTGAACTCATCCTAAATCTGGAAGGCACCAATAGAACAGTGCTGTGGGTGGCGCAGACTGACGAATTATGCGAACAGGCCGTTCAGGCATTCCGGCAAGTCTGGGTCAATCTCGGGCCACAGAGCACCGACCTACGGATTTGCCGCATGTGGGGTGGAAACCCCAATCCTCGCACGCCAGAACCCGACAGACCCACGGTGGTCATTGCCTCGATTCAAACCCTGAGCGTTCGTGTTGGCAGCCCCGATCTGGAATGGCTCAACAAGACAGGAATGATGATTATCGACGAATGCCATCATGCTATTACCAAGAGCTACACCAACGTGCTGAGATGGCTCAGTGCCGAAGGCAAATCCCAGCATGAACCCGAGCATGAAGAACCTGCCATCATCGGTCTCAGCGCGACGCCATTTCGAGGGGCCGATGAGTCGGAAACAAGATGGCTAGCCAACCGCTTCGATAACAAGCTCTTGCCGAATGATCCGGGAGATCTATACAAAAAGCTTCGCAGCGACCGTGTGCTGGCCGAGGAGCAGCATGAACCTCTCCCCCTTCAAACTCAGCTTCCTAGCGCGTTAAGGGCAAAACTTGAAGAACTAGCAAACCGCATCGCGTCCGACGAAGATCCCGAAGAAATTACACTCCTGGAAGAAATCAATCAGCGCCTTGCCGTTGATGAAAAGCGTAATGACCAGCTATTGGATGCTGTTGCACGACGCGTGGCGGAGGATGCAAACACATCCATTTTGTTCTTCTGTAATTCAGTGCTTCATGCCAGCGAAATGGCGGCGCGGTTGCACCTCTGGAGAATCACCGCAGCTGCAATCAGCGGCGACACACCGTCATCTGCACGACGATCTTTCCTGGAGCATTTCAAAGACGGTCGAATCAAAGTGCTATGCAATCACAGCGTCCTCACAACTGGCTTCGATGCACCAAAGACAGACATGATCCTGATCGCGCGGCAGGTCTTCAGCCGAGTCCGCTATATGCAAATGGTGGGTCGCGGATTGCGCGGTCCCAGAAATGGAGGCACGGAGCATTGCAAGATTGTTACAGTCGATGACAACTTGGGGCGATTTGATAACGCCCGACATTGGGATTATTTGCAAACCCTCTGGCACTGAACTGGCCTAGTCGCACGACTACCCCATCTCAACCTCTCGAAACATCCCCCATCCCCGTTTGACT encodes:
- a CDS encoding DUF4357 domain-containing protein; its protein translation is MSTSLESIQEHLEGIRHWLDQVDAIAMPEQHPSGLSSQEKQELRRVDALIEQLKAMGVGSIPAELVDKKCELTARDASFAEMSEATLLLPAVEELCRYLAELSKRSRITRNKIRTHTAKQVPRAYHDVEPLDLLNAGYLSTDDRLELQWSKQHDVYEGKLEGDGRIRANTQDGWMAFSSLSSAAQYISGRPQNGWEHWRRINDDGSRTPLKKIREQYQEENEDV
- a CDS encoding DEAD/DEAH box helicase, with the protein product MSDLDPNADAATTDLVGFINGLNERRLAAYAVEPADILEHHGIEENVLAGGYGYRQLLELVQNGVDAMIEEITPEHAARTTGRIDVIIDQSTLYVANTGLPLSEGGINTLHSSHSSTKRGDQIGRFGLGFKSLLRLNGKIDLFSNSIAFRFDPNRCRQELQSIRPGDAPGLRLSWVLEVSSQISNDQRLAALWNWATTVIRAEINAPEVLKHLEEEMASFPAEFLLFLPMPVSLRLDNGLGLVRELHTTKEIDGTVLLHDGQQSTRWRVEQRDVRVTDESAKNDATHIHQRDAVPVAWALPLDSKREQTGRFWFCFPTNTQTRLPGILNAPWKLNSDRNAIIGGEWNKALMVAAAQLIVDTLPTLRTDDDPGKPLDNFPRQLERSDEIAAPLVTAVWESVVQTPIIPDATAQAELRSGSDLWRHPIEKPELAYEWAALASSEQRAKMVHPTCYLSGDRVSRLKALADRFNAQAPVPNQSPYLRSRNVADWFADIRSSDPTTSVKVLKLAEAYSNACQKQAWDTDRVRLAIIPSETGELMLPNQLCLSPTTENAPGLPLVAFHLSRDSEGRRLVTEVMKVRALDEQRWIQLLWQALNAIGTPRTADRPWCELWNKLRTAPTNVCDRFLAVNRDKVRVKRRDGHWVPPDEVLLTGMLGSEDDRYESNKLMLVDLDIHKDDGAMLAKIGVTSFPQERSLIGHQDIVLSENEAVLSEWLSECQSEYRARGDQRPRSYYLKALGLNMPRGWTLVTSLRGEANAKLTEALLKRLPDSEFAKPIEFGHSTTPDRYPKILVPPPLPWLICKHGHILIGKSTVKVSALVQHRNTPSISLIPDWDRLSPATEVLARAKPLISATLEDSQELWKALIEISATPEALADDTLHDLWSAAANSEVVPSTLRWKNGAVSLQEIFVSESPELALRARTSGRLAVTLDAKTLTKWIERGAQNLDHLLKPRFESTTPPAPLTTVFPELGIVLHENCHGDATCQSVSNLELCLDGYGESIPCLFWNDILLVDRNQLSSKPRSEMLKILLAELAGAGWLKLESQAAFKELWDGQVEDQRRKVRECAKLPERLFEAVGRNRERLLDILGDLRGKTFLDELTGEQLADVVLALFGTATLSKLHCALEANGLKPPGRWSSNEGRAFVESIGFGSEFAASSTAKRDAEEFISGPIKLPPLHDYQEEVYKGLREIISNGTGRRRGVVSLPTGGGKTRVVVQASVELILNLEGTNRTVLWVAQTDELCEQAVQAFRQVWVNLGPQSTDLRICRMWGGNPNPRTPEPDRPTVVIASIQTLSVRVGSPDLEWLNKTGMMIIDECHHAITKSYTNVLRWLSAEGKSQHEPEHEEPAIIGLSATPFRGADESETRWLANRFDNKLLPNDPGDLYKKLRSDRVLAEEQHEPLPLQTQLPSALRAKLEELANRIASDEDPEEITLLEEINQRLAVDEKRNDQLLDAVARRVAEDANTSILFFCNSVLHASEMAARLHLWRITAAAISGDTPSSARRSFLEHFKDGRIKVLCNHSVLTTGFDAPKTDMILIARQVFSRVRYMQMVGRGLRGPRNGGTEHCKIVTVDDNLGRFDNARHWDYLQTLWH